TTGTATTATCTGTGAACGCGCTCATAGTTGGCACTTGTTTGATATATACAGAAGCACTGTGTCTACTCCTTTTTCCGGTCATCTGCGTGCCAGGCAACATGCCTGTGAgtatatgtttgtatgtttatgTTGGTGAATATTTAAGGTGATATGTGTATTAATGTGTACGTGCGACTAACAATAAATAATTATGTTAGTATTAGCTGCGGAAATCAGTAATTTTCAGCACATCGGGAATGTATGTGTTTGTGCTCACGTGTGGCAGCCACATGGCGATTCCTAGACTCCATTGTAAATGTGTGTAAACGTTAAGGATATTATGAAAGTGTTATATTCGTTTCATGTTACAAGAATTGAATGAAAGAAGTTCTTGCGATTACTCTATGAAATTTGGATTGCGCTGTCTTAATTTGTTTCGGCGGTATCTGTTATGTCTTGACAGTTGACCGTGTTACCCTCGTGTGATGACGGTATGAAAAGGAATATCAAAatttatttcggaaaaaaatttaattcttgATTTGCATAAAGCGTTGGCTACAGACCTTTAAAGTGTAGCTGATAGGGATATTGCGCATTATTGTGAAAGTTCACCTCGGGCGAGCTTTTGATAGCGATAGAAAAGTTTTCTTAGGTGACAGAGATTTGTACGTTTTTTAAAACTTAGTACTCCTAATAATATGTTACGTTGCAAATGCTTGTGTTACATGCCCAATAAATGACGTTAAAGATCCTTCACTGCTATTATTGCTGTTTTAGCTTGCCAAGGATTTGCTGCATCCGTCACCAACGGAGGAGAAGAGGAAACACAAATTGAAAAGACTTGTGCAACATCCTAATTCTTACTTCATGGATGTAAAATGCCCAGGTTAGTATACGTAAAGTGCGATTATGTTGGGATAAAGATAATAGATGATTGTAACTTTACGTGTGGCTAAAGGTTTTGTGTGTTAGTGGTGTGTCAAGTTACttctaaaatatttaagaacttgttTCCTTGTCGACTAATAGTCCCAAGTGTAGAACAAAATTGGATTGCTGCTAGATTGAGATAATCATTTCTTACTGGTTAGTTACCATTCACATACGTTGCATAGATTTTTGAGCTGTATTCAAAGCTATAAgctaatctgaaaccttccaaaaatcaattttttttcttgttacttATGAAGTTTGTAAGAGATTAGAAGTTTTATATATTGTGGATTGACCACTGTTGGGTAATTCTAAAGTAATGTGACCTCTGTGTAAGATAGGTACCATGGCAACTACCTTTTGTTCTGGCAATAATTGCCACACAATTTTTGTTATGTGCTGGGAATGCCAGTTTCAGTTAATGCTTAGTCACGTTAGTGATTTGTTTTTTCTCGGTGTCCTATTTATTTTGTGGCGGAATTCGTAGTCAGTTGTGAAGGTGTACACATAAGTTGGTAAGGTTATCACTATTTGCCAAAGGAAACAATGACTGGCAGTGTGTGAATGTATCCATGATTGAAATACACAACTAATAGTGCTGCAGCCATACAGTGTCACTGATTAAGCTGATCTTCCAGGATCAAAACATGTCTGTTACTGGCCAACTTGGTACCACAACTAGATTTTCTGCTTTCAAATTTGTTGTTTTCAGGTGACAACCAAATTGTCACCTGGAACTGCCTGCACTATAGATAAGTCTGTTTCCACAATTAAGATATCAGGGGGTCCAATACATAACAAGAACCCATTATTTTGACCAAATTGTAATACTGGATTAAATAATTGACGATGTCTGTATTTACTGTGTAGTCAACAGCTGATGTGGAAAGAGGGTTAACTGATCTTTACATATCTGTAAAGAAATGATTAACTTGAGTCTTTACGAAACATTTAAGTAGTGTTGCGAGTAAACTGTTTGCATGATAAAAGTGAAGAAAAAGCAATATGTTGGAGGTAGCATTTGGAAAGTAATGTTAACACAAACTTTTGGCAATGACATTTAAAACTCAGTTGAAATGTAAGAAGTCATGTATTGCAGCATTGGATTGTTTCTTCTTGTTTAAACATATTAAGCATTGTGTTGGATGAAGATTTTAAAGTCCCAAAATTCTTAACAGATAAGCTTAACACTGCTTTGTCTTGTGGCACTAAGCTGCTGCTGATTTTATATAGTGTATGTTGTGTGTTCATGCTtgcataaatgttgcacaacattGTGAATATTGTACCATTGTGCAATGGTTTGATGCATCATACACAAGTTACACGTGTGGTTGTTGTCCTTGAATTATTTTCAagttacactgaaaaataaagCTTTTCAATAAAACTTAAGTAGTTAATGCAGTAGAAAAAGCTAACTTACATAGTCGGCTTAGTGGTAAAATTATTGTGACTAAGTGGAAATACTACCCCTCGGCATTATCAAAAGCTCTAATTTAGTTGTACAACCTGCCATGAGTCTTGCACTTCTGGTCATTTAATCAGTTTATAAGATTTAGTGTAATCATTAGTTCTGTAATAATTGTGCTTCTTATGTCAGTTACATAGATTTACCAGAATGAGAATTAAGATAAACAAAAATTATCCGTTAATCTCATTGAGTCATATAAAAGATCACTTTGCTGTGAGTTTTACCAGAAGATATAACAATGCAATATTGGGATCATTGAGTGCCTCCAGAATTTGTTTTTGAAGCATATTTTTAAATCTGACATCTTACATTTGTACTTTGCTAGTTTTGGTGGTGCTGGTTTCTTAGAAAGCTATACTATTATAGATGTTTTTTCCTGCTGGTGTTGCAAATGAAaaaggctggaaagttatttagttttgagttaaatgtttgtaattttgactggtaacaaCTGATAAGCTAAAATATTTTACTTTAGTGCACTACTGcacaataatactgcagcaataaaaacaTAAGAGAACAAAAAAATGCAGTGCACACACAATCTGTCTGACAGCAGAGTGTGTCGAAGACCTTGCAATGCTTTGTAACAACATACTGCTTATGATGTATCTTTCTTGTGGGTCTCATTTCAATGATGGTGACAATGGTTTACCTTTCTAataggttgcaggaaaatattgcaaatggtgggtTGAGAAGTGttcttttcaaagtaaatttcctcttGTGCAAAGTGAATTGTCACGCGCGAGAATGTGCGAAGAATTTCTTAAATCTCAGAGCATTACTCTTTCAAAACTTAACACTGCCCCTTGGAAGAATTTCAAGGCCAAAAGGTCAGTTGTTTGTGCTATTatataaaattttactggcacatgtgTTTAATACACCTTAAAGGTTAACACCCACTAAAAAGGCTAAGTTTCAAGGTTGGGGTTTCATATTTATtctagttctttcatagattacaaattgtgCAATAACAATGATACGTATAATTTACCTTCAAAAAAGTGCAGTGAGTTTTTGAGAAATTTCATAAGTCCCTTTTCTGTGGAAAATTTGAAGTGTTATACGAAATGTGTTCAGCCAGGTAGCCAACGAAATGTTCATTGTACAGCAGTGAAATTTAAGCTGTTCATGtaggatcctgcctaaccacatgcggggggggaggggggtgtatgGCGACCAATATTATATATGGAAGCTAGCTACTCTATATATTTGTTAATTcaaaccattaaattttctgtttgtGAGGTCGCGCTATTTAATTGTTGCCACTATTGGCCCACTACATCATGTCATGTCTTATCGGGTATACAAGTAGGAAATGTTACTTTTTCCTAAATAACATGTTGAATTCAGAAGAATGATATAGTGCTTTATTCAAAGTATGCTCCATCATTTGTTGCACATTTGTCCCATATTTTGGGCAATCTGTGAATATCACACTAGTAAAAATTTTCCCCTTTTGCTGGAACCATTCGTAGAGCCATTTTTACAAATCTTCATACAGACTTCACACTGCCAATCAAGTGTGTGACCTGTCAATTCAAACAAGTGGCAGTCGGAATGAGCCAAGCCTAGTGAGTAAGCTTTGTAGGATAGAACTTGCCGGCAGAGTGAATACAGCACGTGGCAAATTGGTTCTGCTGTATGTGAAGGGGCATTGTCATGAAGAAATAAGACAGTTTTGTCTCTTTCGATATTGTGACCtacctcctttttttaaaaaaaaaaaaaagcagcaaaatGTTCTAATCGGTCAATTGTTGGTGTTAATGTTTAGTATTAATCATTTCCCCAGATTTTAACAGCTCATAATAGACGACACCCCTctggtcccaccaaacacagagcattatcTTTCTGCCAGAGTGGTTTGGTCTTGTGTTCGGTGTAGATGGTGTGCATTTGGGAGACTCAAAATAAATCCACATTTTATCCCTTGTAACTTCACGATGTAAAAGTGACTTTCTTTTGTACTGAGCGagcaaaattttgcatgtgcttttgCACTTTCCCATTTGCCTGTTGTTCAAAAACCACTCATGTGGTACCCATCTACCGGTCTTCTGAATCTTTCCCATCTCTCTTGGCCAATTGCGAACAGTTTGCTAATGCCCAATTGCTCGGTGAGTTGTTTTTGTGATTGCGATTAATCTTTGTTAAATAAAGATTCCAATTCCACATTTCATCCTTTTCTTGAGTGCTACATTGGGGCCACCATTTTTGAAATGGCAAAACCATTTTTCACTCACATCTAGTGATGGAACTTGTTCACCAGAAGCTCCAAAGTAATTGGTATGATTCGGCAGCAATTTTCttgtaatggaaaaaaaaattaatgctgccCGCAAATGCTCTTTGTTTAGCGTAAGTTTAGACATATTGAACACAACACTGTGCACACACTTTTCCAATTTATCATTTGTATGCATCTGACACTTTTGATAACGCAACAAAATCTTTGTGGCACATCGCATTGATATGACGTCTGTTGTAAATCCGCATTTCATACTTTTATACCTGGTATGCCCTGAATATCTGCCGCCATTGGCTATTAACTTTTACAGCTCTGTGGGAAAGTATGTTGTCATTTAACAGGGAATTAATGTGCTTTCACTGGGGGTATAGTGTATTTTACCTGGGaaatccccttttttttttctagcatATACACTCTGTAAATGCTTGGTCTAATTTGATGATTCAGTAGTTGTAATATATATTTAGCGTTCTCATTTTGATCATGTAAACTGTACATAAGAAATGACCTCAATTTAACTTTAAATAATTTTCCATAGGATGTTTCAAGATCACGACAGTATTTAGTCATGCGCAGAGTGTTGTAGTCTGTGCTGGCTGTTCGACAATACTGTGTCAACCCACAGGAGGGAGGGCGAGGTTAACAGAAGGTATGTATAGTTCTGACTGCACATTTTGTTTTTAATTGTGATTCTTATGTTGCTGAATACACTTTTTTCTCTTTCAGGTTGTTCGTTTAGAAGAAAACAACACTAAGGCTGAAGAGGATACTTCAAATGCAGCCTCTTTCACTTTTCCAGAGTGTGATGTTGTGTACAAATGTTGGATATTTCATGGATTGTGTGAATTTCTTTTAATAAAGGCTAATCAAAGGACctattttgttttcaatgaaaGATTGTGTAAGTTAAACAAGCATTATATGACAGGTGCTAGCCTGAATTCCTCAAGAATCATTTTTAATTGGTGGGATATATCTTTCTTGGTTAGGTTTTATCATGCTATTTGCTTTATTTCCATATATATAGCAGAGACACtgcgtcacagataggcacaacaaaaagactgttacaaataaagcttttgaccaGTAAGGCCTACATTAAAaatcgcgcgcgcacgcacacacagaacctctctctctctctctctctctctctctctctctctctctctctctctctctctctctctcggcataATTTCTActcgtgtttcatttaaaaaataattctctAACTGGTACATTGCATGCGAGAGTTTGTTTCATTGTTAAAACCTTATAAGTACTTCCTATTTTAAACCGTAAACATGGTGTTATATTTCTTAATGTATATATTGACAGCATTTTAAGTGTGGTTAGTAATtgcatgaaatactgaaaaatcaaattttgttgccCTTGGAAACTGTCAGGAATGCAACTGGGCTCATTTTAGCTGTTCCATTAAAGATTTACTagacaaaatttttatgtaagCAATTCAGCACTGAAGTACACTTGTACAGAGGTGCAGATACATAACTTCTTgttaatgtaaggatgtaaagtgGAAAAATAGAGGGTGCTGTATTAAGTGAAATACTGTACATTTCAAATGCCTAAAATTGAGAGCACAGAATGCAATGATTATTTGCAAGAAATAAATCACACTGAAAAATCTGGAGTAAGTTGCAGAGTCTAAGTGACTAGTTTGCTGCCAACACACTGTTGAATGtgaatttagattccttttccatttaTATATGATGGGAACATTATTCATAATTTGCCTAAAGCTCTGATCGTTTCATTTCTGCACCAGGCCCTGACATTGTTAGGAAATTGAGTTCTGAAGCCTGGAATATTGATAATTAACACTAGAAAATGGCAGCAATTTACCCTGCGGGTAATTGCTTAAATGTCAAGAAGACTAAATCAAAAGTAGTACGTGAAATGTCTTAATTTGTTTACAAAACCTGTGGGTTGTTTTGATCTCTATGATAGCTGACCCTCAGTTCAGCTGGAAAGAGAAATaagctacgaagaaattttgttctGTACTTGATCTTATACTATAATTCAGTGGTAATATATGTTTTAAGATCCAAAAGTTGTAGGGTTAAAGTTAAATCATTTGTGTGATTAAGATCTTTTCGTATCTGCCAGTGTTGGGATGTAGTTGGCTTAAGAATGAAACTGAAAGAGAAATCAACTGTTGCAAATACCTCGTGAAAATTGTCTTGATAATAGAAGATCGTGTTTAAACTTCTGGtattaaatgttttatgaaaatcagGTTCCTAGCCTCTAGTCTAATCGGCTCTTGAAAGTGTAACAAATGATAAGCTAAATCCAAATCAATATATATACATACCAGGAAATTTGAGAAAAACCTGGGTATTtaattttagaattctgggaatttttcattgttttggttttcagttagttttgcaattttgactggtcagaactgatactctaacaaagaatgttACTAAAGCCTGCTTCTCCACGCATAAAGAAAATGTGCTATTAATAGTAAGAAAACAAAATGCACACCCAAGTGACTGTTAACCAAATGTAAGAATATATTATTTAGTAATAACAAACTGCTTTCActgagtgtgatgtcacaactgtttacatttgtaaaagttgtgggaaaatattgcgaacggtggtttgaGAAACGTAACTTCCGAAATTTCCATTTACGCAAGATGAATCGTGAGGTGTGATAAATGTCTTAAATCGTAGAGTGTTTGCTTCTCATCAAATctcaacactttgaggaccagccacttagaaaaattttgggcccagaagACCAGTCATTTATGCCATTCAAAAATTTACTGGCACGTGTTGGATATATCTTTAAAAGTTAATGAACACACACGAAAAAGGTGAAGCTTCAAGGgtaatttttcacatttattttagTTCTGTTGTAGATTACAGATATACAGTAAAGattgcaaaaagtataattatccCTCAAAAGTGTGAGGTGAATTCTTGAACGATATCACACGTAATTAACTTTTCTGTGGGAAAGCCAAAGGACTCGCCAGAACATTTATTCAACCAGGTAAGCCACGAAATATTCAGTGCGTAATAGTGAAGTTTATAACTGTGCTTGTCAAAAATATTCAGCAGCTGCAATGTAAGCTAAGCTCTTAAGATCCTGCTTAGCCACACCCTCGGGGAAAATAGCAAAAATTTTTTACCGACAAATATATTTGAAACCTTAGCTTTCCTTGTAGCTATACTTCGTGGATATTAATTTAAACCAACTTTTCCCATTTGTGTGTTCACAGTAattaagtgatgttgctattggctgactacatcatgttaCTCTCTAAATATAGGCTGGTGAAACCCACGACACAAACTATATTGGCTGACAAACAGTGCATTTCATCCCAATCTAGATTTTAGTGCTTCAGAAGCTACCTTGTGATATTCGGTGGAATTCATATGTTCTTTGGTaatatatgaaaatatgcagtgtacacgtTGCCATGCATCACTTACCAAAatgccctctcctcctcctcctccccccccccccttttccccttcGGGGTTTTTCCTGAAGTGCTAAAGTGCCGGGACATTAACCACCAGTGTATAAAAccattaccattcaaaggattttaAGTTTTATGGCTCCAAGGGAAATTATATTCTCACATGACACGAAAAATGTATTTTCATCCATGATAGTGTATTTTTGCATGAGAAAGCTGAGAAAAATAGGATTTTTTCTTATCCTTGTATATGCCATGCAAATGTTTTCTTCTGACCATGAACTTTAAGGAAGCAACATTAGAAATTTCAAACTGGAAATCTTTTATGTAATGGGAACTGCAGGTGCACTGTTTCAATTGTTGCGCCTTAGATATGATTTCCTTGTAACTCACTTGAGTGTTCTGTTACTTAAGACTAATCCTTTTAACGGAGCACTGTACATTGCTAAATTTAGTGTAGGAAGCAGTAATTCTAGTTTGCCATAAGCTGTGCAGCAAATGGTTTATGCTTGCCTTCACTCGTTCATCCTGTTTTATTGGTCACTTCAAGGAACCTTCAGAGATGTAGGATGATCAGAGTATGCATTAACAAAAGAGTTAATTAAATCtgctcaaaaatttaacaatacttCCTGTGCTTTCGTCAGATTTAACCTAGTGTGTGTCACgattgcgggactgatgaccttgccgttTAGTCCCATAACTCCCCCTCAATCAGTAAGTCAATTTATTGTATTAACTGTGAACTACTGcttaggattggggaggggagtgCAAAACTGTGCTCTCTGTGGTATAATATACAGCCATTGTTTATCTTGTACTGTTAACTAAAAATTTGCTGCatcacatttgaaaaaaaagttataTACATTTGCAATGAGTCAGTTTACAATATGTAACTAATTTTCATGTATCTTGCAGTGAAGTTACTTATTTCTTTCCTTGAGTGTAGATAATTTGTGGAAGTTGTCATTTCTCGCTCTCCTGACTAGCTCATAATTTTCCCAAAAAATGCAATTAGTGGCAGAGAAAAGTTTGTGGGTCATACTTGAGAATTCCTTTGTACAAAGAACGAGCATGATAACTTTTGTGGGGCAGCAACTAAAATGCAGTAAGGATATTTTTTCCACTTGCACTTTGTGTGATAAGTAATGTTTATAGATTTTTTTAGGGAACAGCAGATATGTGCTTGtattgtagttattgtttattcccTAATTTGACTGCTGCATTGTTAGTATTGACTATACTGTATGTTGCACTATTAAT
This Schistocerca nitens isolate TAMUIC-IGC-003100 chromosome 1, iqSchNite1.1, whole genome shotgun sequence DNA region includes the following protein-coding sequences:
- the LOC126255385 gene encoding 40S ribosomal protein S27, yielding MPLAKDLLHPSPTEEKRKHKLKRLVQHPNSYFMDVKCPGCFKITTVFSHAQSVVVCAGCSTILCQPTGGRARLTEGCSFRRKQH